One genomic region from Leptolyngbyaceae cyanobacterium JSC-12 encodes:
- a CDS encoding MraZ protein (IMG reference gene:2510097278~PFAM: MraZ protein), translating into MTLKQHAQTLYLDAEGRLTLPDQVRQELGLTEGDRFILTVLETGVLQLASLKQQVHSLRGILTNPTPERSVVDELIQERRRSSANE; encoded by the coding sequence ATGACTCTGAAGCAGCATGCACAAACACTCTACTTAGATGCCGAGGGACGATTGACTTTGCCGGATCAAGTTCGCCAAGAATTAGGTTTGACTGAGGGCGATCGCTTCATTCTCACTGTCTTAGAGACAGGCGTTCTACAACTGGCAAGCCTGAAGCAGCAAGTCCATAGCCTACGCGGAATTCTAACGAATCCAACGCCAGAACGAAGCGTCGTGGATGAGTTGATTCAAGAACGTCGTCGGAGTTCTGCAAATGAGTAA
- a CDS encoding protein of unknown function (DUF1887) (IMG reference gene:2510097275~PFAM: Domain of unknown function (DUF1887)), with translation MGTALILIGGRSAVPAISGVLQFLDNISKIKFLTCEGEEYEELQRITSNFIQDKKKDVDFLPDRDVRKVDPYNFAEVLKALTELLSGEDDVSFASLASAPQTMSVASYDFLQKNFPNAIVFTVSTDRAIIIPLKENESPISFTHKLTVEDYIRAYGHEIYKRKAENSFTFQNHQQLKELVDYFVENIEVVDSILLEIRQQAGKGSDSNELPRCKQTGYQNQKRVSCSSRCSLRYSLP, from the coding sequence ATGGGCACTGCACTCATTCTTATAGGAGGACGTAGCGCTGTTCCAGCGATATCTGGAGTACTTCAATTTCTGGATAATATCAGCAAAATCAAGTTTCTCACTTGTGAAGGAGAAGAATATGAAGAACTTCAGAGAATCACCTCTAATTTTATACAAGACAAAAAAAAGGATGTAGATTTCTTGCCCGACCGGGATGTCAGGAAGGTTGATCCTTACAACTTTGCCGAAGTCTTGAAAGCATTAACTGAACTGCTTTCCGGAGAGGACGATGTTTCCTTTGCCAGTCTAGCTTCAGCCCCGCAAACGATGTCTGTTGCTAGCTACGACTTCCTTCAGAAAAATTTTCCAAATGCAATTGTTTTTACTGTTAGCACTGACCGGGCAATCATTATTCCTCTCAAGGAAAATGAGTCTCCAATATCATTCACACATAAACTAACTGTAGAAGACTACATTCGAGCATATGGACATGAGATTTACAAAAGAAAAGCGGAAAACAGCTTTACTTTTCAGAACCATCAACAACTAAAAGAGTTAGTTGATTACTTTGTTGAAAATATCGAAGTCGTTGACTCAATACTGTTGGAAATTCGACAACAAGCTGGCAAAGGTAGCGATTCAAATGAACTACCCCGCTGCAAGCAGACGGGGTATCAGAATCAAAAAAGAGTAAGCTGCTCATCTCGGTGTAGCTTGAGATATTCGTTACCCTGA
- a CDS encoding transposase (IMG reference gene:2510097276~PFAM: Transposase IS200 like), with translation MSEYIHKSHNVTVLLYHLVFPAKYRRAVFDEQVDEVLREVCLEIEKRYEIKFIEIGVDKDHVHFLVQSVPTYSVTKLVKMIKSLTAREVFRRCPQVKQKLWGGEFWSDGYFASTVGKHGDEGMIANYVKNQGNEYLKLHRDEQLTLF, from the coding sequence ATGAGCGAGTACATCCACAAAAGTCATAACGTTACGGTTTTGCTATACCACCTTGTGTTTCCAGCAAAGTATCGGCGGGCTGTGTTTGATGAACAGGTCGATGAAGTTTTGCGAGAAGTTTGCCTGGAGATTGAGAAACGCTACGAGATTAAATTTATAGAAATCGGTGTAGACAAAGACCATGTGCACTTTTTAGTCCAATCGGTGCCGACATACAGCGTGACCAAATTGGTCAAAATGATCAAGAGTTTGACCGCAAGGGAAGTGTTTCGGCGTTGTCCTCAGGTGAAGCAAAAGCTATGGGGTGGAGAGTTTTGGAGTGATGGCTATTTTGCAAGTACAGTTGGGAAACACGGGGATGAAGGGATGATTGCGAACTACGTCAAAAATCAGGGTAACGAATATCTCAAGCTACACCGAGATGAGCAGCTTACTCTTTTTTGA